ATTGATATTATGTTGTGTATGCTTATCTGTAAATgtacggcgaaggccgagaacggcaaggtcGGGTACGACAAAGGGTTGGGAACGACGATAatcacgtggagtgcaaggcgagtacggcaaggggccaagagcggcgttaagcacgcggagtgcaagtcgccagggtgagacccctctCGGATGCATGAGTCATCCTCATGGTATAGATCGCGAATCCAGGGTTGGTAAAACACCTGGGACGGtatggccgctatatgtttagcctgttggcggctttgttatatgctggTTGCTGCATATGTATATGTTGAtcatttgtgttgagttttcttgatgggctttgactcacgggtgctctatggtgcatgtaagggtaagggaaatgtcgaccaaccatgagtacggagagcgtgaagcaacatgtacatgtttggcttgcctggctgccacgaccaggggtatttttgggagacatTATGTATTAATAAgagttttgtcatttagtcgacttaaatcatattttgagttgtaaatatttctaaacagtaattttgggatcccaaatgtataacgctttattatttcaatgaatgaatacattttcaaattatatgaattttattacagtttaactacacttttaacctaaaacctcaattagcgagttaattgcacgtttaaagCTCACTTAGTAATAACTCTaaagaagtagggcgttacaacttggtatcaaagcgagccaagatttatggttcctggagattgaccgaacatgtacgctcgctgttagtaacaagctcaactcagggttggtcggtaaatattgaattatatgcttgattatgtgcttgGGTGCCTTGTTTGcctaattattttatatagaacATGATCaatgtgttaacatatgcatgatgcagGGCATTGCCCCTTGATTAGCGTAGGTTATTTTTCAAGTGTTAGAAAGTTatcataattaaatttttaataatttatgtaCAATTTTGAAATCTTCAAATATAAATCAAACACAACCTATTTTCCTCCCAAATTTATGGGTTTTCTGTTAGGTCTTTTTCTCATGCCCATTACTGACCCAAACCAAACCCGATTATCATTCGGGTAACACATAGTTACGTATACAAAGGAAAGAAGTAGAAACTAAACCTATGGACCATTTGCCCCATACCCAAAAGAAAGACCCGAACCGACCCGACCCAACCCAAATGATGGTTTCTagcatatataatataaataaattaataataagagCCACCTCCCGCCCTGACGAACCGGACCAATTGGAAATGTCTTCTTAACTGTGATCTTTTTCTAAGACTCAGTGCAGTGTAGGGTTTTACACCAGCCTATCTTACCTAATTTCTCTTCCTCCCCATCTCACTCGCTTCAGGTactgattttttttattactttgtCATTGTTTCTTCTTCTTTGCTTGAATTCTTCTGTACTAAATccatttttgcaaaaaaaaaaaattgcagtaCTATCGGTTGTAAATGCTTCATTTCTCTCAAAACTCAATATTCTTGTTAATGGGTTTTCTTTGTTTAGCTCTGTCGACTACTGTGTTTCATTTTCCTGTTGTTATCGGTGCATTTAGACctttttttcttctctgtaaaGATTTAAGTCTTAAACCCATGTGTCAAAGACTCATTTACGAATAGTTATGCCTCGTGCGACCTGTGTTATCATTTTGTTTGGTAATGTTGCTCGTATGACAGGAGATggttgctttttttttttgttctgcGAAGTGGGTTCGTGCTGTTTGGAGTGTTCATGTAATTTGGACCAATATATGAAGTCTAATTGTATGTTTTGCTGTTAttattttggatttttggtttGGAATTTATGGAATTTGTTTCACATTTTTCTTTTATGCTATAAGTACTGAATTGATGTGGTAATTTAATGCTCATATGAAGAAAACCATGGTTGGCTAGTTGCCTAATTTTGAACATTAGCCTGTTGAGTGTTGAATTCATGGCGTGTGTTGTCACTAGATTGGCATTTTCCACGACTTTCCAGATTGGTGTTGGGTTACTGGAGGCCATCATAAATATTTAACAGTTTGCCAAACCAGTGAAGTAGGCTTCAGCTTCAGGAATGAAGTTTTatgtgatttttattttatttcagtcTCTATCTTGGCATTGGGTATTCTTGATAGTTATGAGAAATATTTCTCCATGAAAATACTCTGACTTGTGTTTATTCCTTGAAGGTTAGAGCTTCCAAGGTGGTGAACTTTCTGGATGTCATGCATGCCGTAAAGGGTGGTTGGGTTGGGCAAACATTTGCCCTAGCTAGAAGCAATGAGTCTGAAGGAAGGAAGTCCCGAATTAGGCTTTCCAAGAAAGAGAGGAAGGCGATGGTTGAGTCCTTTATAAAGAAGTAATTGCTATTTTGTTAGGCTAAGCTGCATCAAATGGTCATTTGTTTATACTCTTTTTCACTCATTTCCAAGTTGTCATATTAGCACACTGTCTTTCCTTTATGTTTCAAATGATGATTGACCATGGAAGAGGACCCTTGCTGTGTGTTAAATCTtatcaatttatttattcatagtaTCTTGTATATCTTATTCTAGGCTCTTAAACGTCATGGGCTTATTTGGAAAAATGTGCTCCTCCAAACCTTACATCTAGCTTTTGCTATGTTATTGTGTAGCTTATCTGATTTGTTATTCATTTCTTACCAGCAACCAAGAAACTGCATTCGGGCTGTTTGAAAGTCCTATGTCCTATTTCAGCATTACAATGCAATGCTCTGCACTGGTTCAATGACATGAATAGGAAATATATTAAGGTTACTGTTTATAGAGAAAAGTATGAGTGGTTTGGTTAGAAATTTTGCATAATGGTTGTGGTACAAATATCAAGGGTTTATATTATATCAGTGTGTGGTGCTGTTTGCTTTTACTAGATATGATAAGCCTAAAATACCTTAATTTTCTTGAATCAATAAGATATTTCAAGGGAAGTAGCTATCTAAAAATCTGCATTAATCATTTTCTTTGGTGATCTATAAGGTATCAAGCGTCAAACAATGGGAGTTTTCCATCACTGAATCTTACCCACAAGGAGGTTGGTGGGTCTTTCTACACAGTTCGAGAAATTGTCAGGGATATAATCCAAGAAAATAGGGTTTTAGGTCCTGCTAAGTTAAGTGGAGATGGCAATGGCACCGATCAGTTGGAAGAATACCCACTGGGTTCAATTGCTATAGCTCCTCAATATCATTTGACACAATTATCAAATGGATCTCAAGTAATGACAAATGAATACCATGGATCTAATGAAGAACCAAATTTGGTTTCTGATGGACATCATGCTGTACTTGAAGATAAGGTGTTTGACAATGGCCAAGTCATCAATGTTACTATTGAGAGAGGATTGAGTGAACCAAAAGATGTAGAGACGCAAGGGCATGAATTTATGGAATCGGAGCAGAATAGTGATGATCAATCTAGCAAGGAAGCAGGTTTAGTTTCTGATGGGAATTATGCTTGTCCTGGACAGGAGGTGGTTGACAATGAGAATGTCATCAATGGCATTCCGGTTGGTGCGAGGCATATAGAATCTCAGGAACAGAATCTATCGGATCTGCATGCTAGCAAACCTTCTGAAGCAGAGAATGCCGAAGAATCAGCAGCTTCTAGGTCTAAAGTGACACCTATAGCAGCAGATGTAATAGTTGAGACATTTCCTATGAGGCCTGCTGCTACGACAGGTGAGTTTGATGGAAGGTCCAATGAACTAACGAATGTAACACATTCTTTTGGTAGACAAGACCTTATAAAAGTGGATCTAGCAACTGATAATGGGAGTTCTCAGACAGATAGAATAGAGTCTTTAAAAAGTTTTAGCTTGATGGACGAGGAAAAAGTGACAAATCTTTCTAATGATTTAGGTGATAAAATATCTGGGTTAGTCGGTGCGGAAGAATTGGAGAAATACAGAGATCCATCATTGGAAAGCTCAAAAAGCTCTAACAAGGGTACTGGACAAGAAATTCACGATTTGAATGGCAACGAGGTTAAATTATCTAGCACTGATGTAACGACAGTAACTCTTGAGAAAAGCCAGGCAATTTCTGGAGCTAAGGTAGGCTTTTGGCAAAGCATGTTTATGTAATCATTACATTATGTAATAGTtttgacatgcaagaatcaatATTCACAAAATCTCTAGTACAAGTAAAAttactatttgaatatttgaacaAGATAATTGGTGCTGCCTGTTTCTAATCTTTCTTCTGCAATTATCTATAATTCATAAAGTTGTGCTTGTTTATGCATTTACAGGCTGTAAACACTCCAAATGGCATCAATGTGAAGTATATTGACAACAGAGGTGGTACGACTGAGCATTTGAAAACTGAGCAGGAGCTGAATGAAAATGAAGTTGATGCTCAACAAGGCGACAAGCCCCAGAAAGGAAGTAGTCCAACTTTAGATAGAATTAATCTGTAAGTATATCTTCTTAACTCTTGAGATTTTCAAATCTCAAATATAATAATTTTCCTTTGTTTTGGGTGTATAGTGATCTAAAGTGTTTGCTCTGTTAAAAAAATTAAGTAATTCTAACTGCCTCATTTGGACTCATTCATTTGGCCATTTTTATCGTTGGCAGTGAATCTTGGGGAGGAAGGGTCTCAAAGAATCCTGGAAAACCAGAAGGTAACAACCCTATGTGGGCCGTTTTTAAGGCGTTTATAGATGCCTTTGTGAAGTTTTGGTCTGAATAATGTTTCTGATGCGTAAAATTTTGTTGCTATGCTCATGAATTGATTGTATATCTGATAGAATGATGTGCATTTCACTCAATGACCCTGCTTTTGTCTTTAGATTGTTGTGATCTTAATCATTTTCTCTTCTACTTGATATGGGTCTGGTAACTGGTATCATTGTCTATTGGCAGTTGGCATTATGATTACTTAGAGAAGCACTTGTTTTCAAGTGTAGAGTATATGTTCTTcatgataaaaaataaaataaaaaatattgtctCTAAAATGCTTATATTTGAAGGGTTGCTTAGATGTAGGTGGACCATCATGCTTGCATGTATTGGAGGGGTTGAGAGTTTGTAGAGTTGTTTGTGACTAGAAAAGTAATTCTAAAAGATAATATCTGAAGGATTGCTTAGATATTGTCTGACAATCTAGCCAAGCAGCATATTAGCGTGATTAACATGTATCTGATTCTGGAATTGGAAGAGCTGATGCTGGTCATTCCCGGGACAAGCTCAGTGGGATTGCAGTCTATCCAATCATAAAGGCAAAAAATCTTGAAAGAATAGGATTCAGATTTCCTTATTTTGGAGTTCTGCTTTGCATATCTGACTTGTGGAACAATCTTTGTGGAGTTGCGTACATACGCAGATAGCTTGTTGCTAAAGCTACTAACAGTGAtttcttaaataataataataatgctaTTTATGATTTTTGCCCCAAGTATATATTATCGTGCTCCTGATTTTTTCAAGCCGTTAAAAATTCTTTTTGAACTATTCCCAGTGATGAGAGTGAGATTTACGTTTAATTTTGTCTAGTGTGGCTAACAGTATGCTGATGTGACTTTTTGTTTGCTGATGTGTCTTTATATGTCAGTGCTACAtgtgtatttaattttttttaataaaaattaataaattcaaaataaatcatagtttatataaaaaagttaattttGTAAGATTTGATTTCAATTATTTTTAGtgtaatgatttattttaaatttattaattttttatataaaaaaagatatttttaatatttttaaattacacaCGTGGTGCTAATATGGCGCTAATATGTGCAAAGCTACATCAACAAATAAAGAGTCACGTCAGCATGTTGTTAGCCATATTGGACGGAAGTCCCACACTGTCAATAATTCGAGAAAATTTTTAACCGTCAGAAAAAATTAGAGGCATGATAATGTATATATGTTATAGTTCGGTgctaaaaatcctaaatagcctaataataataacaatgagCCATTTCCTCTAGATTTTTCTTTAAGTGGGGTTCCTCTTTTGCCCTCTAATATCTTTTTTTCAACTCACACATAATTGGTGAAACTGTCCTATTTTTATCTTCCAAATTCTGCTATTAGCATGAATTATGGTTGTTTTGACCAGTGTAAATAGCTAGACTTAGGTCAACGGTAGATGAATTTCAAACATTTTTTCTAAGTAAGCTGATTTatacgcaaaaaaaaaaaaaaaatctacttattactattttttttttgttgtgaaaATTACAAACTTACATgggaaaataaataatgaaatttcAAACACAACAAATAAGTAATAACGGTTAGCAATTTAGAAATCCTTGATTTAAACCAACAAAAGGCTACCTAATAAAATTTCATTAGTGTCTGTAGTCGACACTTGGTGAAAAGTTAGTCAAAAGTAGGAAGAATCAAATTCATAAGAAtggtaaaagtaaaataaaaattgCAACTTGAAaattcgtagtaaaataaaaaaagctTGGAGAGGAGAGGAGAGGAGGCATTTGTGATTGGAGAAAAGTAGATTGGTGAAATCAAATTTTGCTAGAAAGATTCTGTTTAAGATATTAGATTACTCTGTGTGTGTGTTTTTGGAAGCATTTCTAATTTGATTCATATCACATGTTACTACAAAGATTCTGTTCTCTcgatatatatatagattatatattactCAATGTTTGGTGGAGGCATTAATTTGTAATTGGAGAAAATATAAATATCAACCAATTCACATGTTCCTATGATGAACCTAATTCATTACTTTATTATGAGAATTACACTGCTTTGTTTTCTGGGTTTAAAATATACAATGGAGAGAGATTATTACACTTTATTATTGTGTTAGCTAGATTCAATTTCCCCACTCTTTCTATCTTAGTTATTATTTCTGGATTATGAAACAAAgaagagactatatatatattattacttATACTcggaaataaaaataaattatttgacaAATGAAAATATGTAAATGTGAACCTTCTTCTGTAAAAAAGTGAAACTAAAATATGATATGTTAGATGTACAGTTTGGGTTGGTTCTGATGAATTGGCATGGACAAATTAATTCAGAAAATGAAGCTGTGATATTTGGATTCTTGTACAAGGGAATCATCTCATgtgggatatatatatatatatatatatatttatattatatatttaaatatgttAGGTATTGTTTTAAAAGGGTTTGACTTCATAACCATTTAGTTAAGAGGCACATGATTACTTCCTTTTCTTTACAAGGTGGCACAAACTTCAGTTTCAAGCTAAAATCGAGTGTTTTCAACTTTTGTGGTGAAAAAACAAAAAATGTTTGATTTATTTCTCAAAATTATCTTCATTAATCACGACCATGTCCATGtccatgtccaaatactttacaCAATCTCATATGAAATTGTACAGTTCATTTCTCTATTGAATTAGTTTTTGACACAATCTCATATTCACTTCGAAtagttaaatattttaattataaacatAAGTAATGATCAATGATAGAGTTAGGGTTCTAGGAGGAGCCATTGGTCCCTAgttgttgttattgttgttttttattttgaatgtgTATTAATTGTTATTGGTTccctttaaaattttaaaaataatttatatatttaatttttttaaaatgtattgtcacattttcatattcatattcatatataatatcagggtaatatatttatgtatgatataatattaaaaaatcattacatatgtatatatatatatta
This genomic interval from Humulus lupulus chromosome 8, drHumLupu1.1, whole genome shotgun sequence contains the following:
- the LOC133797857 gene encoding uncharacterized protein LOC133797857 isoform X3 is translated as MHAVKGGWVGQTFALARSNESEGRKSRIRLSKKERKAMVESFIKKYQASNNGSFPSLNLTHKEVGGSFYTVREIVRDIIQENRVLGPAKLSGDGNGTDQLEEYPLGSIAIAPQYHLTQLSNGSQVMTNEYHGSNEEPNLVSDGHHAVLEDKVFDNGQVINVTIERGLSEPKDVETQGHEFMESEQNSDDQSSKEAGLVSDGNYACPGQEVVDNENVINGIPVGARHIESQEQNLSDLHASKPSEAENAEESAASRSKVTPIAADVIVETFPMRPAATTGDKISGLVGAEELEKYRDPSLESSKSSNKGTGQEIHDLNGNEVKLSSTDVTTVTLEKSQAISGAKAVNTPNGINVKYIDNRGGTTEHLKTEQELNENEVDAQQGDKPQKGSSPTLDRINLESWGGRVSKNPGKPEGNNPMWAVFKAFIDAFVKFWSE
- the LOC133797857 gene encoding uncharacterized protein LOC133797857 isoform X1, translating into MHAVKGGWVGQTFALARSNESEGRKSRIRLSKKERKAMVESFIKKYQASNNGSFPSLNLTHKEVGGSFYTVREIVRDIIQENRVLGPAKLSGDGNGTDQLEEYPLGSIAIAPQYHLTQLSNGSQVMTNEYHGSNEEPNLVSDGHHAVLEDKVFDNGQVINVTIERGLSEPKDVETQGHEFMESEQNSDDQSSKEAGLVSDGNYACPGQEVVDNENVINGIPVGARHIESQEQNLSDLHASKPSEAENAEESAASRSKVTPIAADVIVETFPMRPAATTGEFDGRSNELTNVTHSFGRQDLIKVDLATDNGSSQTDRIESLKSFSLMDEEKVTNLSNDLGDKISGLVGAEELEKYRDPSLESSKSSNKGTGQEIHDLNGNEVKLSSTDVTTVTLEKSQAISGAKAVNTPNGINVKYIDNRGGTTEHLKTEQELNENEVDAQQGDKPQKGSSPTLDRINLESWGGRVSKNPGKPEGNNPMWAVFKAFIDAFVKFWSE
- the LOC133797857 gene encoding uncharacterized protein LOC133797857 isoform X2, which codes for MHAVKGGWVGQTFALARSNESEGRKSRIRLSKKERKAMVESFIKKYQASNNGSFPSLNLTHKEVGGSFYTVREIVRDIIQENRVLGPAKLSGDGNGTDQLEEYPLGSIAIAPQYHLTQLSNGSQVMTNEYHGSNEEPNLVSDGHHAVLEDKVFDNGQVINVTIERGLSEPKDVETQGHEFMESEQNSDDQSSKEAGLVSDGNYACPGQEVVDNENVINGIPVGARHIESQEQNLSDLHASKPSEAENAEESAASRSKVTPIAADVIVETFPMRPAATTGEFDGRSNELTNVTHSFGRQDLIKVDLATDNGSSQTDRIESLKSFSLMDEEKVTNLSNDLGDKISGLVGAEELEKYRDPSLESSKSSNKGTGQEIHDLNGNEVKLSSTDVTTVTLEKSQAISGAKYIDNRGGTTEHLKTEQELNENEVDAQQGDKPQKGSSPTLDRINLESWGGRVSKNPGKPEGNNPMWAVFKAFIDAFVKFWSE